The Streptomyces achromogenes DNA segment TCCACCCGGCACAGCAGGCGGGCCACGGCCCCGGCGAAGAGCGGCGAGGCGTGCACGGATGTGCGGAAGTGCCCGGCGGGACCCTCGGGCCGCCGGTAGAAGCCCTCCGTGGCTCCGCCCGTTCCGTACAGCGCGGCCTGCGTCGCCGCGCGCCAGCCGCGCCACTCGCCCGAGCCGGTCATCCCGTCCGCCAGACCTCGTCCACCCGGACAGACTAGGCGGACGCACCAGGCGTACAGGTGATCGCGGCATCCACCTTGCGGAGTACACGCGCCCGTACCGGATCGATCCTCCGGTTGACCCCCGCACGCATCGGGCTTCCCTACGCTGGGTTACGTGCAACGCCTCTATGACTTCCTCCGCAGAAACCCGACCGGGGTCGACGGCTTCTGGGCCCTCGTCCTCTTCGGGATCTCTGTCCTGGCCGGAACCGCCGGCCAGGACCAGCGCGGAGGCACCGACTCCATGGCGCTGTACGTGCCCGTCGTGCTTCTGCTCTGCCTGGTCATCGCGCTGCGCAGGCGGCTGCCCGAGAAGATGCTGCTGCTGGCCGCCGCCCTGGGGCTGGCGCAGCTGGTGCTGAACGTCTCGACCACGGCCGCCGACTTCGCCCTGCTGGTGATCGTCTACACGGTCGCGGCGAACGGCGCCCGCTGGGCGTCCCGGCTGGCGCTCGTGATGGGCCTGAGCGCGGCCACCGCCGCCCAGCTGCGCTGGCCGAACGAGAGCTCGGGCGTGTTGGGCAGCCTCGCGACCGTGGTCTTCCTGACGGTGCCGTTCGCGTTCGCCTGGGTGCTCGGCGACTCCATGCGAACCCGCCGCGCGTACTTCGCCCAGCTGGAGGAGCGCGCGGCCCGTCTGGAGAAGGAGCGCGAGGCGCAGGCGAAGGTGGCCGTCGCCGCCGAGCGCGCCCGCATCGCGCGCGAGCTGCACGACGTCGTCGCGCACAACGTGTCGGTGATGGTGGTGCAGGCCGACGGCGCCGCCTACGTCCTGGACGCCGCGCCCGACCAGGCGAAGGCGGCCCTGGAGACGATCTCCTCCACCGGCCGCCAGGCCCTCGCCGAGATGCGCCGGCTGCTGGGTGTGCTGCGCACCGGCGAGCACCAGGAGGGCGGCGAGTACGTCCCGCAGCCCGACGTCGAGCAGATCGAGGACCTGGTCGAGCAGTGCCGCGGCTCGGGCCTGCCCGTGGACTTCAAGGTCGAGGGCACGCCCCGGCCCCTGCCCAGTGGCGTCGAGCTGACGGCGTACCGCATCGTGCAGGAGGCGCTGACCAACACGCGCAAGCACGGTGGGCCGAACACGGGCGCCAGCGTCCGCCTGGTCTACTTCGACGACGGTCTCGGGCTGCTCGTGGAGGACGACGGCAAGGGCGCCCCGCACGAGCTGTACGAGGAGGGCGGGGCCGACG contains these protein-coding regions:
- a CDS encoding sensor histidine kinase, encoding MQRLYDFLRRNPTGVDGFWALVLFGISVLAGTAGQDQRGGTDSMALYVPVVLLLCLVIALRRRLPEKMLLLAAALGLAQLVLNVSTTAADFALLVIVYTVAANGARWASRLALVMGLSAATAAQLRWPNESSGVLGSLATVVFLTVPFAFAWVLGDSMRTRRAYFAQLEERAARLEKEREAQAKVAVAAERARIARELHDVVAHNVSVMVVQADGAAYVLDAAPDQAKAALETISSTGRQALAEMRRLLGVLRTGEHQEGGEYVPQPDVEQIEDLVEQCRGSGLPVDFKVEGTPRPLPSGVELTAYRIVQEALTNTRKHGGPNTGASVRLVYFDDGLGLLVEDDGKGAPHELYEEGGADGAGHGLIGMRERVGMVGGTLDAGPRPGGGFRISALLPLKPA